A genomic window from Nomascus leucogenys isolate Asia chromosome 10, Asia_NLE_v1, whole genome shotgun sequence includes:
- the KLK11 gene encoding kallikrein-11 isoform X1, with the protein MQRLRWLQDWKSSGRGLTAAKEPGARSSPLQAMRILHLIMLALVTGLVGGETRIIKGFECKPHSQPWQAALFEKTRLLCGATLIAPRWLLTAAHCRKPRYIVHLGEHNLQKEEGCEQTRTATESFPHPGFNNSLPNKDHRNDIMLVKMASPVSITWAVRPLTLSSRCVTAGTSCLISGWGSTSSPQLRLPHTLRCANITIIEHQKCENAYPGNITDTMVCASVQKGDKDSCQGDSGGPLVCNESLQGIISWGQDPCAITRKPGVYTKVCKYVDWIQETMKNN; encoded by the exons ATGCAGAGGTTGAGGTGGCTGCAGGACTGGAAGTCATCGGGCAGAGGTCTCACAGCAGCCA AGGAACCTGGGGCCCGCTCCTCCCCGCTGCAGGCCATGAGGATTCTGCACTTAATCATGCTTGCTCTGGTGACAG GGCTCGTAGGGGGAGAGACCAGGATCATCAAGGGGTTCGAGTGCAAGCCTCACTCCCAGCCCTGGCAGGCAGCCCTGTTCGAGAAGACGCGGCTGCTCTGTGGGGCGACCCTCATCGCCCCCAGATGGCTCCTGACAGCAGCCCACTGCCGCAAGCC ccgctaCATAGTTCACCTGGGAGAGCACAACCTCCAGAAGGAGGAGGGCTGTGAGCAGACCCGGACAGCCACTGAGTCCTTCCCCCACCCCGGCTTCAACAACAGCCTCCCCAACAAAGACCACCGCAATGACATCATGCTGGTGAAGATGGCATCGCCAGTCTCCATCACCTGGGCTGTGCGACCCCTCACCCTCTCCTCACGCTGTGTCACTGCTGGCACCAGCTGCCTCATTTCCGGCTGGGGCAGCACGTCCAGCCCCCAGT TACGCCTGCCTCACACCTTGCGATGTGCCAACATCACCATCATCGAGCACCAGAAGTGTGAGAACGCCTACCCCGGCAACATCACAGACACCATGGTGTGCGCCAGCGTGCAGAAAGGGGACAAGGACTCCTGCCAG GGTGACTCCGGGGGCCCTCTGGTCTGTAACGAGTCTCTTCAAGGCATTATCTCCTGGGGCCAGGATCCGTGTGCGATCACCCGAAAGCCTGGTGTCTACACGAAAGTCTGCAAATACGTGGACTGGATCCAGGAGACGATGAAGAACAATTAG
- the KLK11 gene encoding kallikrein-11 isoform X2 — MRILHLIMLALVTGLVGGETRIIKGFECKPHSQPWQAALFEKTRLLCGATLIAPRWLLTAAHCRKPWVSLTSPTHVSPDLSSSNHRLSHLSRYIVHLGEHNLQKEEGCEQTRTATESFPHPGFNNSLPNKDHRNDIMLVKMASPVSITWAVRPLTLSSRCVTAGTSCLISGWGSTSSPQLRLPHTLRCANITIIEHQKCENAYPGNITDTMVCASVQKGDKDSCQGDSGGPLVCNESLQGIISWGQDPCAITRKPGVYTKVCKYVDWIQETMKNN, encoded by the exons ATGAGGATTCTGCACTTAATCATGCTTGCTCTGGTGACAG GGCTCGTAGGGGGAGAGACCAGGATCATCAAGGGGTTCGAGTGCAAGCCTCACTCCCAGCCCTGGCAGGCAGCCCTGTTCGAGAAGACGCGGCTGCTCTGTGGGGCGACCCTCATCGCCCCCAGATGGCTCCTGACAGCAGCCCACTGCCGCAAGCCGTGG GTGTCACTCACCTCTCCCACCCATGTCTCCCCTGACCTCTCCTCCTCCAACCACCgtctctcccacctcagccgctaCATAGTTCACCTGGGAGAGCACAACCTCCAGAAGGAGGAGGGCTGTGAGCAGACCCGGACAGCCACTGAGTCCTTCCCCCACCCCGGCTTCAACAACAGCCTCCCCAACAAAGACCACCGCAATGACATCATGCTGGTGAAGATGGCATCGCCAGTCTCCATCACCTGGGCTGTGCGACCCCTCACCCTCTCCTCACGCTGTGTCACTGCTGGCACCAGCTGCCTCATTTCCGGCTGGGGCAGCACGTCCAGCCCCCAGT TACGCCTGCCTCACACCTTGCGATGTGCCAACATCACCATCATCGAGCACCAGAAGTGTGAGAACGCCTACCCCGGCAACATCACAGACACCATGGTGTGCGCCAGCGTGCAGAAAGGGGACAAGGACTCCTGCCAG GGTGACTCCGGGGGCCCTCTGGTCTGTAACGAGTCTCTTCAAGGCATTATCTCCTGGGGCCAGGATCCGTGTGCGATCACCCGAAAGCCTGGTGTCTACACGAAAGTCTGCAAATACGTGGACTGGATCCAGGAGACGATGAAGAACAATTAG
- the KLK11 gene encoding kallikrein-11 isoform X3 → MRILHLIMLALVTGLVGGETRIIKGFECKPHSQPWQAALFEKTRLLCGATLIAPRWLLTAAHCRKPRYIVHLGEHNLQKEEGCEQTRTATESFPHPGFNNSLPNKDHRNDIMLVKMASPVSITWAVRPLTLSSRCVTAGTSCLISGWGSTSSPQLRLPHTLRCANITIIEHQKCENAYPGNITDTMVCASVQKGDKDSCQGDSGGPLVCNESLQGIISWGQDPCAITRKPGVYTKVCKYVDWIQETMKNN, encoded by the exons ATGAGGATTCTGCACTTAATCATGCTTGCTCTGGTGACAG GGCTCGTAGGGGGAGAGACCAGGATCATCAAGGGGTTCGAGTGCAAGCCTCACTCCCAGCCCTGGCAGGCAGCCCTGTTCGAGAAGACGCGGCTGCTCTGTGGGGCGACCCTCATCGCCCCCAGATGGCTCCTGACAGCAGCCCACTGCCGCAAGCC ccgctaCATAGTTCACCTGGGAGAGCACAACCTCCAGAAGGAGGAGGGCTGTGAGCAGACCCGGACAGCCACTGAGTCCTTCCCCCACCCCGGCTTCAACAACAGCCTCCCCAACAAAGACCACCGCAATGACATCATGCTGGTGAAGATGGCATCGCCAGTCTCCATCACCTGGGCTGTGCGACCCCTCACCCTCTCCTCACGCTGTGTCACTGCTGGCACCAGCTGCCTCATTTCCGGCTGGGGCAGCACGTCCAGCCCCCAGT TACGCCTGCCTCACACCTTGCGATGTGCCAACATCACCATCATCGAGCACCAGAAGTGTGAGAACGCCTACCCCGGCAACATCACAGACACCATGGTGTGCGCCAGCGTGCAGAAAGGGGACAAGGACTCCTGCCAG GGTGACTCCGGGGGCCCTCTGGTCTGTAACGAGTCTCTTCAAGGCATTATCTCCTGGGGCCAGGATCCGTGTGCGATCACCCGAAAGCCTGGTGTCTACACGAAAGTCTGCAAATACGTGGACTGGATCCAGGAGACGATGAAGAACAATTAG
- the KLK11 gene encoding kallikrein-11 isoform X4, giving the protein MQRLRWLQDWKSSGRGLTAAKEPGARSSPLQAMRILHLIMLALVTGLVGGETRIIKGFECKPHSQPWQAALFEKTRLLCGATLIAPRWLLTAAHCRKPRYIVHLGEHNLQKEEGCEQTRTATESFPHPGFNNSLPNKDHRNDIMLVKMASPVSITWAVRPLTLSSRCVTAGTSCLISGWGSTSSPQLRLPHTLRCANITIIEHQKCENAYPGNITDTMVCASVQKGDKDSCQVR; this is encoded by the exons ATGCAGAGGTTGAGGTGGCTGCAGGACTGGAAGTCATCGGGCAGAGGTCTCACAGCAGCCA AGGAACCTGGGGCCCGCTCCTCCCCGCTGCAGGCCATGAGGATTCTGCACTTAATCATGCTTGCTCTGGTGACAG GGCTCGTAGGGGGAGAGACCAGGATCATCAAGGGGTTCGAGTGCAAGCCTCACTCCCAGCCCTGGCAGGCAGCCCTGTTCGAGAAGACGCGGCTGCTCTGTGGGGCGACCCTCATCGCCCCCAGATGGCTCCTGACAGCAGCCCACTGCCGCAAGCC ccgctaCATAGTTCACCTGGGAGAGCACAACCTCCAGAAGGAGGAGGGCTGTGAGCAGACCCGGACAGCCACTGAGTCCTTCCCCCACCCCGGCTTCAACAACAGCCTCCCCAACAAAGACCACCGCAATGACATCATGCTGGTGAAGATGGCATCGCCAGTCTCCATCACCTGGGCTGTGCGACCCCTCACCCTCTCCTCACGCTGTGTCACTGCTGGCACCAGCTGCCTCATTTCCGGCTGGGGCAGCACGTCCAGCCCCCAGT TACGCCTGCCTCACACCTTGCGATGTGCCAACATCACCATCATCGAGCACCAGAAGTGTGAGAACGCCTACCCCGGCAACATCACAGACACCATGGTGTGCGCCAGCGTGCAGAAAGGGGACAAGGACTCCTGCCAGGTCA GGTGA
- the KLK12 gene encoding kallikrein-12 isoform X2: MGPSIFLLLCVLGLSQAATPKIFNGTECGRNSQPWQVGLFEGTSLRCGGVLIDRRWVLTAAHCSGSRYWVRLGEHSLSQLDWTEQIRRSGFSATHPGYLGASTSYEHDLRLLRLRLPVHITSSVQALPLPSDCATAGTECHISGWGITNQPWNPFPDLLQCLNLSIVSHATCHDVYPGRITSNMVCAGGVPGQDACQGDSGGPLVCGGVLQGLVSWGSVGPCGQDGIPGVYTYICNSTLVGLGNSWNFNSCQPF; encoded by the exons ATGGGGCCCAGCATCTTTTTGCTCCTGTGTGTTCTTG GGCTCAGCCAGGCAGCCACACCAAAGATTTTCAATGGCACCGAGTGTGGGCGTAACTCACAGCCGTGGCAGGTGGGGCTGTTTGAGGGCACCAGCCTGCGCTGCGGGGGTGTCCTTATTGACCGCAGGTGGGTCCTCACAGCGGCTCACTGCAGTGGCAG CAGGTACTGGGTGCGCCTGGGGGAACACAGCCTCAGCCAGCTCGACTGGACGGAGCAAATCCGGCGCAGCGGCTTCTCTGCGACCCACCCCGGCTACCTGGGAGCCTCCACGAGCTATGAGCACGACCTCCGGCTTCTGCGGCTGCGCCTGCCCGTCCACATAACCAGCAGCGTTcaagccctgcccctgcccagtgACTGTGCAACCGCTGGCACCGAGTGCCACATCTCAGGCTGGGGCATCACCAACCAGCCATGGA ACCCATTCCCGGATCTGCTCCAGTGCCTCAACCTCTCTATCGTCTCCCATGCCACCTGCCATGACGTGTATCCCGGGAGAATCACGAGCAACATGGTGTGTGCAGGAGGCGTTCCCGGGCAGGATGCCTGCCAG GGTGATTCTGGGGGCCCCCTGGTGTGTGGGGGAGTCCTTCAAGGTCTGGTGTCCTGGGGGTCTGTGGGGCCCTGTGGACAAGATGGCATCCCTGGAGTCTACACCTATATTTGCAA CTCCACTCTTGTTGGCCTGGGAAATTCTTGGAACTTTAACTCCTGCCAGCCCTTCTAA
- the KLK12 gene encoding kallikrein-12 isoform X3, translating into MAPSVGVTHSRGRWGCLRAPACAAGVSLLTAGGSSQRLTAVADPFPDLLQCLNLSIVSHATCHDVYPGRITSNMVCAGGVPGQDACQGDSGGPLVCGGVLQGLVSWGSVGPCGQDGIPGVYTYICKYVDWIRMIMRNN; encoded by the exons ATGGCACCGAGTGTGGGCGTAACTCACAGCCGTGGCAGGTGGGGCTGTTTGAGGGCACCAGCCTGCGCTGCGGGGGTGTCCTTATTGACCGCAGGTGGGTCCTCACAGCGGCTCACTGCAGTGGCAG ACCCATTCCCGGATCTGCTCCAGTGCCTCAACCTCTCTATCGTCTCCCATGCCACCTGCCATGACGTGTATCCCGGGAGAATCACGAGCAACATGGTGTGTGCAGGAGGCGTTCCCGGGCAGGATGCCTGCCAG GGTGATTCTGGGGGCCCCCTGGTGTGTGGGGGAGTCCTTCAAGGTCTGGTGTCCTGGGGGTCTGTGGGGCCCTGTGGACAAGATGGCATCCCTGGAGTCTACACCTATATTTGCAAGTATGTGGACTGGATCCGGATGATCATGAGGAACAACTGA
- the KLK12 gene encoding kallikrein-12 isoform X1 — MGPSIFLLLCVLGLSQAATPKIFNGTECGRNSQPWQVGLFEGTSLRCGGVLIDRRWVLTAAHCSGSRYWVRLGEHSLSQLDWTEQIRRSGFSATHPGYLGASTSYEHDLRLLRLRLPVHITSSVQALPLPSDCATAGTECHISGWGITNQPWNPFPDLLQCLNLSIVSHATCHDVYPGRITSNMVCAGGVPGQDACQGDSGGPLVCGGVLQGLVSWGSVGPCGQDGIPGVYTYICKYVDWIRMIMRNN; from the exons ATGGGGCCCAGCATCTTTTTGCTCCTGTGTGTTCTTG GGCTCAGCCAGGCAGCCACACCAAAGATTTTCAATGGCACCGAGTGTGGGCGTAACTCACAGCCGTGGCAGGTGGGGCTGTTTGAGGGCACCAGCCTGCGCTGCGGGGGTGTCCTTATTGACCGCAGGTGGGTCCTCACAGCGGCTCACTGCAGTGGCAG CAGGTACTGGGTGCGCCTGGGGGAACACAGCCTCAGCCAGCTCGACTGGACGGAGCAAATCCGGCGCAGCGGCTTCTCTGCGACCCACCCCGGCTACCTGGGAGCCTCCACGAGCTATGAGCACGACCTCCGGCTTCTGCGGCTGCGCCTGCCCGTCCACATAACCAGCAGCGTTcaagccctgcccctgcccagtgACTGTGCAACCGCTGGCACCGAGTGCCACATCTCAGGCTGGGGCATCACCAACCAGCCATGGA ACCCATTCCCGGATCTGCTCCAGTGCCTCAACCTCTCTATCGTCTCCCATGCCACCTGCCATGACGTGTATCCCGGGAGAATCACGAGCAACATGGTGTGTGCAGGAGGCGTTCCCGGGCAGGATGCCTGCCAG GGTGATTCTGGGGGCCCCCTGGTGTGTGGGGGAGTCCTTCAAGGTCTGGTGTCCTGGGGGTCTGTGGGGCCCTGTGGACAAGATGGCATCCCTGGAGTCTACACCTATATTTGCAAGTATGTGGACTGGATCCGGATGATCATGAGGAACAACTGA